In Panicum virgatum strain AP13 chromosome 5K, P.virgatum_v5, whole genome shotgun sequence, the genomic window aggaaggagagagagtgaCCGGGGAGAGAGATGAGAGCTCATCAGGTGCCGACAGTGAGAGACTTTAAAATTTCGCGAGTTGGGAGCACAGGTACCTAATGCATGCattggcaccgggtcatggctTTACCCGGTGCTAATGTCTGCTCTAAAGGCACCGGGTCGTGCCATTACCCGGTGCCATTCATGCATAGTCTAATCGGAACCGGCTCATGGTATTAACCGGTACCTTTGATATTCAATTGGTACCGGTTTCTGACGAGGCGCAACTTTTCGGTGCTTGGCGCAGGCCAAAAGTACCGGCTATTGTTACAACCGGTACCAATATCTAGtatcagtaccggttgcaacatgAGCTGGTACTTGTGGCCTGGACCTTTGGCTTGTTTTCCAGTAGTGTAATTACCTTTTCCAAATTGTATATAGTAACAAAGTCGGAACGTGTCAGATCCCCATTGTCCTAATACTTTAAGTCTAGCATAAGATCGAACTCATACATGATATTCATGGTCCATAAAGACAAGAAGAACACGTTCTGGTTACTTCGCCTTACAAACCATCGTTTTGAATATATACTTGCAGGGACCACTTGGCTAGCGCTATTCACAACTAATTCCGTTTTCGAAGAGGATTTAATAACTAGGGTCTATCATGATTACAGTATGTTCTAATGATTATGCCCTCCGATGCCATGGAATAGCGGTAGGTAAGTAACTACCATGAGATAAACAAGTAGCTAGGTTACCCAAAGACCTTCGAGTGAATCACGTTCAAGACTTCGAGTACAATACGCCTCTCTAACCCAAATACATATAAGGggtagaggaagaggaaaacCAAGCCAAAATCTAAATTGAAATAGACCAATCTAGGTCAAGAGATCAAGCTATATGTGTATCCAAGTCTAGGAAAGACCAGCCAAATCTAAGCAAGTCAAATAGGAAGTCAGAGAGAACCCTTGAAGATACGCACATATGATTCATGCCACCTACAAGATAGATAGTTATTAACATTATAGTTTCACCATGCATCTTTCTTTGTTATATATCTCCACTATTCTGACATTTTGTGTGAATAGATGAAGTTGAGCAGGGCAACGAACAAACTAATCATGCTAACAGCAGTGATGCCACTCTCAGATTTGGTGGTAAGAACGCCAGAGTGCAAAAGATTTGGAATCTCGCTATTCTATAATTTTGGACCCGATATTAATGACTGAGTTTCCCCAGAGTGCGGCTCTGGCACTGGATCAATCGACCTTGGATGTTGATCAAGTTGAGAATCTCATCAAGTTTTTtccaaaggaagaagaaatggaaCTTCTTAAGGTGCACATTAGACATTAGTACAGTATTACTTGAGTGCCTTGGTGATCTCATTTCTTTAATCAGTATTGCATCCGTCCTTTATTTTCTGCTAGAATTACCGTGGAGACAAGGACAACCTTTCATCGTGTGAACAGGTAATCTCGGTCTCTTCTCTGGCTACTTGTTTACATATTTCTTTCTAAAGAGCGGACTTCTTTTGTCCATCGCTGACTTTGATTTATTATACTTTTCATTGGATGCGGAATTGTAACCAGACAAGCTATCACGTTAGGATTGATGTCCCCTCCTACACTATCGCTGCACGAGGATTGGGGGTCCCCACCACACGAAGCCTGAGCCATGGGCCGCCAGGTGAACCTACCAGGTGGACCTCCGTCGCCCACATACAATACCTAGGTTAGGGACCCCCACCTCCCCACGCACCCTCCACCCCGGTTGGGAGATCCAGCCATCCAGGGTCCGGGCGGAGGATCGGAACATAGGGCCCACCTGCCCGTGTTAGGAGGTGGGTGGCACCTCAGGATGGCAACGGTCTCGAATCCCCCCGCCCGGCCCCGAAACTCTAATCGGAGGTAAATCATActccggccccggccccgtgGGGATCAACAGATAGTTCGAAGTAACGAACGAGCCGAGCACAAGCTAGCATATCCAAGCAAAAATCAATTACACTGTCACATACAGCCAAGCACGAGGCAAGTACATCATCAAAAAGAACGAGCACACGCTAACAGATCAATCGGAATAGCACAATTGGACTAGTACTTCTACTACTCGATGCTCACGACTTGTACTGATTAGCTGCCGGTCGTGGACATCGATTTGCATGAGGATATGGAGAGCGGCGATGGATCGTGGATGGAGGCAGCCAGTGACGGCGGCAGCTTGCGCTTCTTCGCTGGCCGACGCGGCGGCACCTCCGGCTCCAGCGTCCGGCCCTCCGCCTTCTCCTCAAGTTGCGCTCGTTGCCTTGCGCTTGATGAAAGTGAGGAGAAACTACCTGACGGATGAGGAAGGAAGGAACGAGCAGGATGGGTGGAATGAGGGCAAATGGAAATAGGGTTAGGTTTTGGAATGGGGGGGGGTGCTGTTTATATATGTTGGGCCGTTGATGTATTTACTATTGGGCTGTGGGTTTTAATGGGCCGTGAGTATATCTCGGGTCCTAGAGATGCCCCGCGGGGGCAATCCCGGAAATCCTATACATCTTCCGGAAGATTTTTTCTTCTCCACCTTCCAATATTTGAGATTTGTGCAAACTTTCTCAACCGTTAGATCTCTTCAACCctaatcttcttcctcctccttcttcctcgcaatgcgccgccgccgtcccaccTGCCGCTGCCGCGCTGCTGCCGCGCATGCTGCTGCTGGTCTGCTGCTGCGCTGCAACGCTGCTGCTGGTGCCACGCATGCTGCTGCTACCTCCGCGCGTGCTGCTGCTTTGCTGCGCTGCCCGgctactgctgctgccgcgCTGCCGCTGCGCTGCGGCTGCTGTGCTGCTGGTGCGCCGCATACCGCCGTCCCcactccccgccggcgccggagaagatGAATTGAAAAAAATGTTGATCTAGATTTTAGTTTGTTGAATCTATGTTTTTGAGATGTTGAAATAGTCTataaaaaatgttgaatctacTACTTTCAAATGTTGAACTATTTTTTCAAAATGTTAAAGCTAATTTGGACTTAATGGACTTTATAGATACATAGCTTATACAACTTCCACAAGTTATATAGGAGCCCCCGGGCAATCCTCTCCCCGCCCCCATGGGGGAAATTTGGCACCCGTTCTTGCCCCGTTCGAGTTGGATCCCCGCAGGGATCCGCCCCCGCAGGGGATATTGCCATCCTGAGTGGCACCGCCCAGGTCGGGCGTGACAGAGCATTTTAGGCCGGTGGTCAGTGGTTAGGTATCGAGGATGTAAGACTATCTGCACCTATcatcttctattttctttctctaAAAGGAATATTTTATCCTGGTTATCGAGATTCACTCTTCTGTACCACTTTTCTTCGTACCCATCCATCTTCTATATCtctactctataccaactaccaacaGCGAGGCCCATTTATCAGAATTATTTAATCCTTCTACCCACCCACCCCGCCGGCCTCCCCCTTCGCTTCCTCCACtggcctctctccctccctgaCCACCGTCGCACGCCACAACACGCTGCTGCCAGGCACCCCAGCCAGCCAGCCCGACACGGacagcggccggcgcggcgaggcctgCATGCCCaaagcggcgggcgcggcggaggcccgtACACCCcaagcggccggcgcggcgaggccagCATGCCCcaagcggcgggcgcggcggaggccggtACGCCCCAAGTGGCCGGCTCGGCAAGGCTGGAACGCCCCAAGCGGCAAGCGTGGTGGCGGCCAGGCCGGCTTGCCAAGCCTGGCGCCGCGGCCGGCATCACCTTCCGCCGCGCCAGGGAGAGGGCGGGGGTGGCCAGATCCGGCAGCCTCGAGctcgggccatggcggcggcggccagatccACGCGGGGCCAGGGCAGTGGTGGAGGCAGAGGCTCGCGACGGCGACGGTCCTCAACGGCGGGGCTCCGGCGGAGGCagaggcccgcggcggcggccatggcggcagtCCTCGATGGcggggctccggcggcggcgcgtggtggTTGGGGATGGTGCACGGAGGCCGTGGGCGCACGGGGCCTGCGCCACGCAGCAGGATAGCGGACAAGCATATTTGCTAGTGAATATATACTTACCTACAGTTTTCTATGGTCATTGCATGTAGGGGAAAAAAGCTGCAGGCATTCCATGGATCACGGGGCAATCCATGTGCCCTGAGCTATGCATAACATTGCAACAATTGGATATGGTATGACTGCATGATTACGTATGTTTACAAGGGATTGTTCTCCTGGTGCAGATCTTAGAATTGATGAAAGTGCCACGAATGGAGTCAAAACTGCAAGTGTTATCCTTCAAGATCCAGTTTGCTTCCCGAGTTGCAGATCTTAGAGAAAGCTTGAATATCC contains:
- the LOC120707205 gene encoding formin-like protein 7 isoform X4, with amino-acid sequence MPQAAGAAEAGTPQVAGSARLERPKRQAWWRPGRLAKPGAAAGITFRRARERAGVARSGSLELGPWRRRPDPRGARAVVEAEARDGDGPQRRGSGGGRGPRRRPWRQSSMAGLRRRRVVVGDGARRPWAHGACATQQDSGQAYLLILELMKVPRMESKLQVLSFKIQFASRVADLRESLNILNSLCNEIRISLKWEGIMKKISFDTLNFGTTSGYVIAFRLDSLLQLIIDARGTKNKKTPMHNLCKKLKEFTDNAQADVESLSSLYSIVGKNVDALIKYFGEDPSRCPYERVISTLLTFVKKF
- the LOC120707205 gene encoding formin-like protein 5 isoform X3, whose product is MPQAAGAAEAGTPQVAGSARLERPKRQAWWRPGRLAKPGAAAGITFRRARERAGVARSGSLELGPWRRRPDPRGARAVVEAEARDGDGPQRRGSGGGRGPRRRPWRQSSMAGLRRRRVVVGDGARRPWAHGACATQQDSGQAYLLILELMKVPRMESKLQVLSFKIQFASRVADLRESLNILNSLCNEIRISLKWEGIMKKISFDTLNFGTTSGYVIAFRLDSLLQLIIDARGTKNKKTPMHNLCKELAARSPQLLNFYDDLASLDAASKKLKEFTDNAQADVESLSSLYSIVGKNVDALIKYFGEDPSRCPYERVISTLLTFVKKF
- the LOC120707205 gene encoding formin-like protein 5 isoform X2, which gives rise to MPQAAGAAEAGTPQVAGSARLERPKRQAWWRPGRLAKPGAAAGITFRRARERAGVARSGSLELGPWRRRPDPRGARAVVEAEARDGDGPQRRGSGGGRGPRRRPWRQSSMAGLRRRRVVVGDGARRPWAHGACATQQDSGQAYLLILELMKVPRMESKLQVLSFKIQFASRVADLRESLNILNSLCNEIRISLKWEGIMKKISFDTLNFGTTSGYVIAFRLDSLLQLIIDARGTKNKKTPMHNLCKELAARSPQLLNFYDDLASLDAASKIQLEMLSTEMHEVDEGLKKVQLEYDASQMDGPVSETFLMKLKEFTDNAQADVESLSSLYSIVGKNVDALIKYFGEDPSRCPYERARGEPGAS